The sequence ATCGGCTGGCCGGTTACCGAGACAATTATCGCCCTTGGTGATAAAGATCGCTTAGTCGGTGTTGATAAGCGCAGCACATTTATGAAGGAGGGACGCGATCTTACAAATATTGGCGCTGCCGCAACTATTGACCTTGCTGCAATTAAAAAAGTTGATGGCCAAACTGTCTTGGCTTTAGAAGGCGCTTTAAATAAGGATAATTTAACCTCTATTGAAAACAACAAGATTCCAGTTCTTATTATTCCAGATGATCACAGTGAAGATGGTGTCATTGAAAAAATTAGTTTTATTGGCCATGCACTTAATCATGAAGATAAGGTCAATGAGTTAATTGCGCGGATAAAAAACGACTTTAATAAAGCAAACAGCATAAAGGCTGAACTTACCACTAAGAAAAAAGTGCTTTTTCTGTTGACTGTACCTTCAGGCGACAAGGAAGTTGGACCCATATTCATGGCAGGTTAAAACACCCCCGCCAATGACATTATTGTTCTTTCAGGCGGAGAAAATGCCGCCGCCAATCTTGAATCCTATGTGCCTTTAGATAAAGAACAAGTAACTAAAATGGCACCCGACCTTATTTTATCTATGAGCAATGATGGCTTCCCAACGGTTGAAACATTGCTAGAGCAAGCGCCATTACAAGATACTCCGGCAGTTAAGAATAAAGATCTTTTGCGGCTGGATGGTTTAAAACTACTTGGCTTTGGCCCCGATACCGGTATCATCATGCAGGAGATCGCCCAAAAATTGGTAGATATCCAAAATCGTTAATTTAAGTTATGTAAGACAAATATATAAGCAAGGGTATTGATGGCTTAAACCGGCAAACAATACCCTTGCTTTTTTAGGCTTTAAAAGCACTTAAATCAACCGCGCCCGTCATAATCAAAAATCGATAGCACGGCCTTTAATTTCCCAGTCACCATAACGCGCAGGGTCATGACCACCGCGCCCACCAAGTTCTCGCTTCGTCTTTTCAGCGGCAAGGGCTGCCTGCTCACGGCGCTCTTGTGCTTCGGCTAAAGCACGTTTTGCTGCCGGTGCAATGAGCTTTTCCTCGGCGACATCATCATCTTTATTGATTATTTGCTGTTCTTCCGTCATTTTTTCACCAATCCATTGAAAAAATTCTTACAAATCCACATTTTATATAAAATTGGTAAATCTTGCCAGCTTATTTTTAAAGACAAGCTTAGGAATATTCCTATGCTTCAAATAATCACAAAAACTGTCCTCAATAGGCATTTTTTGGTCATTATAATATAATAAGTGGGTAAGTAGATTTACAAAATACGAACAGAAACAAATTGACAATGGAGTTTTGTAGATGAACATTATTCGGACCGCCATGCTTTTAGCATTCATGACGGCCCTTTTCATGGGTGTAGGTTATATTGTCGGTGGCCCTTCGGGCATGATGATTGCCTTTGTGATTGCAGCTGGCCTTAACCTGTTTTCTTACTGGAATTCAGATAAAATGGTGTTGCGCATGTATGGTGCCCGTGAGGTTGATGCACGCTCTAACTCTGAATATTACAATATTGTCAGCGATTTAGCCCGCAAAGCAGGCCTGCCACAACCACGCGTTTATATTATGGAAAACCCGCAACCCAATGCTTTTGCAACGGGTAGAAATCCACAAAATGCGGCAGTTGCAGCAACAACTGGGCTATTAAACAGCCTAACACCGGAAGAAATTGCTGGCGTTATGGCGCATGAGCTTGCCCATGTGCAAAATCGTGATACTTTAACCATGACAATTACCGCAACTATTGCTGGTGCTATTTCAATGCTGGCAAATCTTGCCTTTGTTTTTGGTGGCAATCGCGATTCCAACGGCAATTCTAGCAATCCACTTGGGATAATTGGAACGGTGATTATCATGTTTGTTGCGCCTTTTGCTGCGATGCTCGTACAAATGGCAATTAGTCGTACCCGTG comes from Bartonella sp. HY038 and encodes:
- a CDS encoding DUF1674 domain-containing protein, which encodes MTEEQQIINKDDDVAEEKLIAPAAKRALAEAQERREQAALAAEKTKRELGGRGGHDPARYGDWEIKGRAIDF
- the htpX gene encoding zinc metalloprotease HtpX — encoded protein: MNIIRTAMLLAFMTALFMGVGYIVGGPSGMMIAFVIAAGLNLFSYWNSDKMVLRMYGAREVDARSNSEYYNIVSDLARKAGLPQPRVYIMENPQPNAFATGRNPQNAAVAATTGLLNSLTPEEIAGVMAHELAHVQNRDTLTMTITATIAGAISMLANLAFVFGGNRDSNGNSSNPLGIIGTVIIMFVAPFAAMLVQMAISRTREYAADRRGAEICGNPLWLASALNKIARGAHEVVNDEAEHNPATAHMFIINPLSGRGTDNLFSTHPNTENRIAKLREMAQEMGTQSNSTFDMRSNSPRQTMRKTVERPSWMKVKKDNKPRGPWS